The Arachis ipaensis cultivar K30076 chromosome B07, Araip1.1, whole genome shotgun sequence genome includes a window with the following:
- the LOC107609905 gene encoding GDSL esterase/lipase At4g10955-like — translation MCMLLMDLIFAYTKDEKYKRTVIACFIQATYLLELDRQENRTNGNALAPNWWIPFKYKLTQTLIDERDGSIFGAIFEWDRSAARADLIVMRPSGAPRAVLALRGTLLKSPTMWRDIEDDLRFLAWENLKGSVRFKVALEVLKSVCDLHGRNNVCIAGHSLGAGFALQVGKMLAKEGIYVETHLFNPPSLSLAIGLRNLGNKAEFVWNRLKSTLPLSGEAQASTEGDKTNTNTRNARGAATFVICSHQIAINDGFNGVRLV, via the coding sequence ATGTGTATGTTGCTGATGgatcttatttttgcatatacgAAGGATGAGAAGTACAAGCGAACCGTCATTGCCTGCTTTATACAAGCAACTTACTTGCTTGAACTTGATAGGCAGGAGAACAGAACAAATGGAAATGCTCTAGCTCCGAATTGGTGGATTCCCTTCAAGTACAAACTCACCCAAACATTGATTGATGAAAGAGATGGGTCAATTTTTGGTGCAATATTCGAATGGGATCGATCTGCAGCACGGGCCGACTTGATTGTAATGAGACCTAGTGGTGCCCCAAGAGCTGTTTTAGCACTCAGAGGAACATTACTCAAAAGCCCCACGATGTGGCGAGACATTGAAGATGACCTCCGCTTTCTTGCTTGGGAAAACTTGAAAGGCTCTGTCAGGTTTAAGGTAgctttggaggtactgaaatcgGTATGTGACTTGCATGGAAGAAATAATGTATGTATTGCAGGGCATTCCTTGGGGGCCGGATTTGCTCTTCAAGTTGGAAAGATGCTAGCAAAAGAGGGGATTTATGTGGAGACACATTTGTTCAATCCACCATCTCTTTCACTAGCCATAGGTCTCAGAAATCTTGGCAACAAGGCAGAATTTGTTTGGAATAGGCTTAAATCTACGCTTCCTTTGAGCGGCGAAGCACAGGCAAGCACTGAAGGAGACAAGACTAATACAAACACGAGGAATGCTAGGGGGGCAGcaacttttgtaatttgtagccatcaaatagcaatcaatgatggttttaatggtgtgagattggtgtga